From a single Candidatus Sulfotelmatobacter sp. genomic region:
- a CDS encoding trypsin-like peptidase domain-containing protein encodes MSPEEVSNEFSALTPVSQISQPAWEKSSTIATVAASDATLLDAYSTAVTSAVDRMAPSVVNIEVHQAPAHTRSGEPRERRGGGSGFVFTPDGLILTNSHVVHDAVRIAVTLSDGRRMPATVIGDDPASDLAVIRLDQPHSGEPGVIAAALGDSQRLRVGQIVIAIGAPYGFQSTVTAGVVSALGRSLRSYSGRLIDDVIQTDASLNPGNSGGPLVDSAGRVVGVNTATILPAQGICFAIGINTAKFVASRLLRDGRIRRSYIGVSAQTVPVHRRVVRFYDLPKEMGAVVVGVEDNSPAKRAGLREGDIIVALEGQPVAGVDDLHRMLTDVHVGVSCSLTVLRWTEKLELKVVPEEAK; translated from the coding sequence ATGTCCCCGGAAGAAGTAAGCAATGAATTCTCGGCGCTGACTCCCGTGAGCCAGATCTCGCAGCCAGCGTGGGAAAAATCCAGCACCATCGCAACAGTCGCCGCCTCCGACGCTACCCTGCTCGACGCCTACTCGACAGCCGTAACCAGCGCCGTAGACCGCATGGCTCCGTCAGTCGTAAACATCGAAGTCCACCAGGCCCCCGCTCACACCCGCTCCGGCGAGCCCCGCGAACGCCGCGGCGGAGGCTCCGGATTCGTCTTCACTCCCGACGGCCTGATCCTCACCAACAGCCACGTCGTGCACGATGCGGTACGCATCGCCGTAACGCTTTCAGATGGTCGCCGCATGCCAGCCACGGTAATCGGCGACGACCCCGCCAGCGACCTGGCAGTAATCCGCCTCGACCAGCCACACTCCGGCGAGCCCGGCGTGATCGCGGCCGCGCTTGGCGATTCACAGCGCCTCCGCGTCGGCCAGATCGTGATTGCGATCGGCGCGCCCTACGGATTTCAGTCCACCGTAACGGCAGGCGTAGTGAGCGCCCTCGGACGCTCGCTGCGCTCGTACTCGGGACGCCTGATCGATGATGTGATCCAGACTGACGCCTCGCTCAACCCCGGCAACTCCGGCGGCCCGCTGGTCGATTCCGCCGGACGAGTCGTCGGCGTAAACACCGCGACCATTCTGCCTGCGCAGGGAATCTGTTTTGCCATCGGCATCAACACCGCGAAGTTCGTCGCCAGCCGTCTGCTGCGAGACGGCCGCATCCGCCGCAGCTACATCGGCGTCTCGGCGCAGACCGTGCCCGTGCATCGCCGCGTGGTGCGCTTCTACGATCTGCCGAAAGAAATGGGAGCGGTGGTCGTCGGCGTCGAAGACAACAGCCCCGCCAAGCGCGCCGGCCTGCGCGAAGGCGATATCATCGTGGCGTTGGAAGGCCAGCCAGTGGCTGGCGTGGACGACCTGCACCGCATGCTGACGGATGTGCACGTCGGCGTAAGCTGCTCGCTGACGGTTCTGCGCTGGACGGAGAAGCTGGAGTTGAAGGTAGTGCCGGAAGAGGCAAAGTAG
- a CDS encoding helix-turn-helix transcriptional regulator, protein MATTLAPVDSREVVRCDHCLLVQFRTTNNNCRRCHASLDEEPEPEPIMVVPPIMMPVPGNNGRGHLNLATSIRSLRLRNGLSQRQLAGRMSVPRTYVSKIENEKATPTLSSLERLARALEVTVPELLSGGERSRQEEVNELMKDQFIAELLPFVAQLNGMQMSSILTQVRDLTIRPRRTA, encoded by the coding sequence ATGGCTACGACTCTTGCCCCGGTAGATTCTAGGGAAGTCGTCCGATGCGATCATTGCCTGCTGGTCCAGTTCCGCACAACCAATAATAATTGCCGACGCTGCCACGCGTCACTGGACGAGGAACCGGAACCTGAACCCATCATGGTAGTGCCGCCGATCATGATGCCCGTGCCCGGCAATAACGGCCGCGGACATCTCAACCTGGCGACCTCCATCCGCTCCCTGCGCCTGCGCAACGGGCTCAGCCAGCGCCAACTTGCGGGACGAATGTCGGTGCCGCGCACCTACGTATCTAAAATTGAAAATGAGAAAGCCACGCCGACGCTGTCGTCCCTGGAACGGCTGGCGCGCGCCCTGGAGGTCACCGTGCCCGAACTGCTCAGCGGCGGCGAACGCAGCCGTCAGGAAGAAGTCAACGAACTGATGAAAGATCAGTTCATCGCAGAGTTGCTGCCCTTCGTCGCGCAACTGAACGGCATGCAGATGTCGAGCATCCTAACGCAGGTGCGAGATTTGACGATACGGCCAAGACGCACCGCGTAA
- a CDS encoding PIN domain-containing protein, with amino-acid sequence MGLILDSSVVIAAERRGDTVTAMLKQIVAATGDQRAVLSAVGLTELVHGIYRAQTAEARNRRDAFIRELVNDVAVYPYTRETALLAGKLDGEQQSRGVIVPFIDLLIGATALEVGYSLLTVNTRHFRIIPGLSVVQL; translated from the coding sequence ATGGGACTGATCCTCGATTCCAGCGTCGTCATCGCCGCCGAACGGCGCGGCGACACTGTAACCGCGATGCTTAAACAAATCGTTGCCGCCACAGGCGACCAGCGGGCCGTTTTGTCAGCGGTAGGTTTGACGGAACTTGTACACGGTATCTACCGCGCTCAGACAGCGGAAGCACGCAACCGCCGTGATGCCTTCATCCGCGAACTGGTGAACGATGTCGCCGTCTATCCCTACACTCGAGAGACGGCGTTGCTGGCAGGGAAACTCGACGGAGAGCAGCAGAGCCGAGGCGTCATCGTTCCATTCATCGATCTGCTGATCGGCGCTACCGCACTAGAAGTGGGCTACTCTCTCCTGACCGTCAATACGCGGCACTTCCGTATAATACCGGGCCTGTCAGTCGTCCAGCTATAG
- a CDS encoding HD domain-containing protein, with product MRKHALAVEACMRACARKLGNGTPDDENLWGIVGLIHDFDYERWPSLEHHPYKGNEILKERGYSDEIRRAIMSHAEYTGVTRDTPMEKALFACDELAGFITAVALIKPGKSLAEVDTKSVRKRMKDKAFARKVNRDDIIQGAAALGVDLDEHIAFCIEALKPIADKLGLDGSAAKPQNS from the coding sequence TTGCGCAAACATGCGCTGGCCGTGGAGGCTTGCATGCGCGCGTGTGCGCGCAAGCTGGGAAATGGCACGCCTGACGATGAAAATCTGTGGGGGATCGTCGGACTGATTCACGATTTCGATTACGAGCGCTGGCCCAGCCTTGAACATCATCCATATAAGGGTAACGAAATTCTGAAAGAGCGCGGATACTCCGACGAGATCCGCCGCGCCATCATGTCGCATGCCGAATATACCGGCGTGACGCGCGACACGCCGATGGAGAAGGCGCTGTTCGCCTGCGACGAACTCGCGGGATTCATCACGGCCGTCGCGTTGATCAAGCCCGGCAAGTCGCTGGCCGAGGTCGACACGAAGTCGGTGCGGAAGCGGATGAAAGATAAAGCATTCGCCCGCAAGGTGAACCGGGATGACATTATTCAGGGCGCGGCCGCGCTGGGCGTGGATCTGGATGAGCACATTGCTTTCTGCATCGAGGCGCTGAAGCCGATCGCGGACAAACTCGGGCTCGATGGCAGCGCGGCCAAGCCGCAGAACAGTTGA
- a CDS encoding zinc ribbon domain-containing protein — MPTNSTTPPSIAVLVGCSQCGATLPDGAQFCLKCGKPVASAAASSASPADFSETSATVLEVPPPAAGAKPKNKRRLLVSILLVLLIGVVLWAVTSDSSGAQQFQELVGLKQDRIILDSAFSVGAHTFRYYKFALPEGSMNVAVVGQFTSAADSQDASHRRNQAKDANVDSNIEVYILTDSAFTVWQNGYATGSLYESGKVIAGSVQAEVPAGAGIYYLVFSNKAAPKTAKAVHATVLLRYKSWLPESVLRWKARFVDWVGW, encoded by the coding sequence ATGCCGACAAATAGCACCACTCCCCCGTCCATTGCGGTGCTCGTGGGATGCAGCCAATGTGGGGCGACCCTGCCCGATGGGGCGCAGTTCTGTCTTAAATGCGGAAAGCCTGTCGCGTCAGCGGCGGCTTCTTCGGCCAGTCCAGCCGATTTTTCAGAAACCAGTGCCACCGTCCTGGAAGTGCCGCCACCAGCGGCAGGTGCGAAGCCGAAGAACAAAAGGCGCCTGCTGGTTTCGATCTTGCTGGTGCTGCTGATCGGAGTCGTTTTGTGGGCCGTGACCAGCGACAGTTCGGGCGCGCAACAGTTCCAGGAATTGGTGGGATTGAAGCAGGACCGTATTATTCTCGATTCTGCTTTTTCTGTGGGAGCCCATACCTTTCGCTACTACAAATTCGCGTTGCCCGAAGGCTCGATGAATGTAGCCGTCGTCGGGCAGTTCACCAGCGCTGCCGATAGCCAGGATGCAAGTCATCGCAGGAATCAAGCTAAAGACGCCAACGTCGATAGCAACATCGAAGTCTATATTCTGACCGACTCTGCCTTCACCGTCTGGCAGAACGGGTACGCTACGGGTTCCCTCTATGAAAGCGGAAAAGTCATAGCGGGCAGCGTGCAGGCGGAGGTTCCGGCGGGAGCCGGAATTTACTATCTCGTTTTCAGCAACAAGGCCGCGCCGAAAACCGCCAAAGCCGTTCATGCTACCGTGCTGCTGCGCTACAAGAGCTGGCTGCCCGAGTCGGTGCTGCGCTGGAAAGCTCGCTTTGTGGATTGGGTGGGCTGGTGA
- a CDS encoding DNA translocase FtsK, with amino-acid sequence MDYLAGIFVPTRNRRLNELIGFLMCVSALLLFLALVSYSPLDPSWNSASVLTGSHAARNWIGVVGAFTADMLLQFFGVGAFLLVIFPAMLGTRWFRSLQVQSPLAKSLGGIWLVMFVPAMLALLPGQLRWLHVIPIEGLLGRVIGDVLIHYLNLVGAYIVCATLLAVSLYLSTAFSFSAIQLWAPTRFAFVTALWNRYKDWQGERAKKRQQKELEQRRISKPVVKTQLIQTRPITQASAPEPRRTGIERMIEEERVGTDAFVRPVERSSTAVGGILAESLATSPSAESAVDPEVDPEVTERGDSGNKAKTTMPRIAGGYKLPSSSLLQRPDEQQQVDADELKLLAQVLTEKYAEFEIHGQITQINPGPVVTTFEFKPEAGIKYSRITNLCDDLCLALKAESILIERMAGKSTVGIQVPNRQREIIWLRENIESQEFMGSKSKMTIAMGKDINGRIVTADLAGMPHLLIAGSTGAGKSVAINAMIMSILYKATPDQVRLILVDPKRLELGNYEGVPHLYTPIITEPKLAANALRNAVREMERRLKLLAAKGVRNIDQYNRLFDSNGTPSLFAEESDEKPLPFIVIIIDELADLMMLDSSNVEESITRLAQMARAVGIHLVLATQRPSVDVITGLIKANFPARVSFRVATKVDSRTILDANGAEALLGKGDMLYLPSGSARVHRLHAPFVTEKEIAAVVEFWKAQGLAEYQQQFLEAPKDSREPAIGTNDGGPTADGEPEDDPMYGDAVKLVVEFGKASTSLLQRRLRIGYGRAAHLIDLMEQDGIVGAADGPKPREVLKRPDWISEIEETTR; translated from the coding sequence ATGGATTACTTGGCAGGCATCTTTGTTCCCACCAGGAACCGGCGGCTCAATGAGCTGATCGGATTCCTGATGTGCGTCTCCGCGCTCCTCCTCTTTCTCGCGCTCGTTTCCTATTCTCCGCTCGATCCCTCGTGGAACAGCGCCTCGGTCCTGACCGGTTCCCATGCGGCGCGCAACTGGATCGGCGTGGTCGGCGCTTTCACCGCCGACATGCTGCTGCAATTTTTCGGCGTGGGCGCATTCCTGCTGGTAATTTTCCCGGCGATGTTGGGCACGCGCTGGTTCCGCTCCTTGCAAGTGCAGTCGCCGCTGGCGAAAAGCCTCGGCGGAATCTGGCTGGTGATGTTCGTCCCGGCGATGCTGGCCTTGCTGCCTGGTCAACTGCGCTGGCTGCACGTGATCCCAATCGAAGGCCTGCTCGGCCGCGTGATCGGCGACGTTCTGATTCACTACTTGAATCTCGTCGGCGCATATATTGTGTGCGCGACATTGCTGGCGGTGTCGCTATATCTTTCGACCGCGTTCTCGTTTTCCGCGATCCAGCTCTGGGCTCCGACGCGCTTCGCCTTCGTCACCGCGTTGTGGAATCGCTACAAAGATTGGCAGGGCGAGCGCGCCAAGAAACGCCAGCAGAAAGAATTGGAGCAGCGCCGCATCTCGAAGCCCGTGGTCAAGACACAACTGATCCAGACGCGTCCCATCACGCAGGCGTCCGCGCCGGAACCGCGGCGCACGGGAATCGAGCGCATGATCGAAGAAGAACGTGTAGGGACGGACGCATTCGTCCGTCCAGTCGAGCGCAGCTCGACCGCGGTGGGCGGAATTCTCGCCGAATCTCTGGCCACTAGTCCTTCGGCTGAATCCGCAGTCGATCCCGAAGTCGATCCCGAAGTAACCGAGCGCGGCGACAGCGGCAACAAAGCCAAAACTACCATGCCGCGCATCGCCGGCGGATACAAGTTGCCCTCGAGCAGCCTGTTGCAGCGGCCCGACGAGCAGCAGCAAGTCGACGCCGACGAACTCAAACTGCTGGCGCAAGTGCTCACGGAAAAATACGCCGAGTTCGAGATTCACGGCCAGATCACACAGATCAATCCAGGCCCGGTCGTCACCACGTTCGAATTCAAACCGGAAGCCGGCATCAAATACAGCCGCATCACTAATCTTTGCGACGATCTCTGCCTCGCGTTGAAAGCCGAGAGCATTTTGATCGAGCGCATGGCCGGAAAAAGCACGGTCGGCATTCAGGTGCCGAATCGCCAGCGCGAAATCATCTGGCTGCGCGAGAACATCGAGTCGCAGGAGTTCATGGGCTCGAAGTCGAAGATGACGATCGCCATGGGCAAAGACATCAATGGCCGCATCGTCACCGCCGATCTCGCCGGCATGCCGCACTTACTGATCGCCGGATCGACGGGCGCGGGCAAGAGCGTGGCCATCAACGCCATGATCATGTCGATCCTTTACAAGGCGACGCCCGACCAAGTGCGCCTGATCCTGGTCGATCCGAAGCGCCTCGAACTTGGCAACTACGAAGGCGTTCCGCATCTCTATACGCCCATCATCACCGAGCCGAAACTCGCGGCCAATGCGCTGCGCAACGCGGTGCGCGAAATGGAGCGCCGCCTGAAACTGCTCGCGGCCAAAGGCGTCCGCAACATCGACCAGTACAACCGGCTTTTCGATTCGAATGGCACGCCCAGCCTGTTCGCCGAAGAATCGGATGAGAAGCCTCTGCCATTCATCGTCATCATCATCGATGAGTTGGCCGACCTGATGATGCTCGACTCCAGCAACGTGGAAGAGTCGATCACGCGCCTGGCGCAGATGGCGCGCGCCGTCGGCATTCACCTGGTTCTGGCGACGCAACGGCCGAGCGTCGACGTCATTACGGGATTGATCAAAGCAAACTTCCCTGCCCGCGTTTCGTTCCGCGTAGCAACGAAAGTTGACTCGCGCACCATTCTCGACGCCAATGGCGCCGAAGCTTTGCTGGGCAAAGGCGATATGCTGTATTTGCCCTCCGGTTCGGCGCGCGTGCATCGCCTGCACGCACCGTTTGTTACGGAGAAAGAAATTGCCGCCGTCGTCGAGTTCTGGAAAGCGCAAGGCCTCGCCGAATATCAGCAGCAGTTCCTGGAAGCGCCCAAAGACAGCCGCGAACCAGCGATCGGCACGAATGATGGCGGTCCCACCGCCGACGGCGAGCCCGAAGACGATCCCATGTACGGTGATGCCGTGAAGCTGGTCGTGGAATTCGGCAAGGCCTCCACTTCCCTGCTCCAGCGGCGCCTGCGCATCGGCTACGGCCGCGCCGCGCACCTCATCGATCTCATGGAGCAGGACGGAATCGTGGGCGCCGCCGACGGTCCCAAGCCCCGCGAAGTGCTCAAGCGTCCCGACTGGATTTCAGAGATCGAAGAGACCACGCGTTAG
- a CDS encoding undecaprenyl-diphosphate phosphatase, whose amino-acid sequence MNDYLLSLILGIVEGLTEFLPVSSTAHLRLSELLLHISLSDGYWKMYSIVIQLGAILCLPVYFWSRITKFLSTFPRGENGNKTALTHPLGLTTVAFVVTAIPSFLLTKVIGKHLENIAIIGWSLLIGGIVMWLIDALNAKSEAAGPGAAGSRIHTWKMEDMSLPQAIWIGFCQIFSAVFPGTSRSMSTIAAGQVAGMSRASALEFSFFVSIPTMAAATLYTLLKSLSGKGENPIGVSQIDAHGWIVLAIGFVVSFIVAYASVAWFMAYVRKRGFAPFAIYRIIVGVLVLVFAARLAA is encoded by the coding sequence TTGAACGACTACCTGCTCTCCCTGATCCTCGGCATTGTCGAAGGCCTCACCGAATTTCTTCCCGTCAGTTCGACTGCGCATCTGCGTCTCTCCGAACTTCTGCTTCATATCAGCTTGTCGGATGGCTACTGGAAGATGTATTCCATCGTCATTCAACTGGGCGCGATCCTCTGTCTGCCCGTTTATTTCTGGAGCCGCATCACCAAGTTTCTGTCGACCTTCCCGCGCGGTGAAAACGGAAACAAGACCGCCCTGACTCACCCTCTCGGTCTCACCACCGTCGCATTCGTTGTCACGGCAATTCCATCTTTCTTACTGACCAAGGTGATCGGCAAGCATCTCGAAAACATTGCCATCATCGGCTGGTCGCTTCTGATCGGCGGGATCGTGATGTGGCTGATCGACGCCTTGAACGCCAAGTCCGAAGCCGCCGGTCCCGGCGCGGCCGGAAGCCGCATCCATACCTGGAAGATGGAAGACATGAGCCTGCCGCAGGCCATCTGGATCGGCTTCTGCCAGATCTTCTCTGCCGTCTTTCCCGGAACGTCGCGCTCCATGTCGACCATCGCAGCCGGGCAGGTCGCGGGCATGTCGCGCGCCTCGGCCCTCGAGTTTTCGTTCTTCGTTTCTATCCCGACGATGGCCGCCGCCACGCTCTACACGCTGCTCAAATCGCTCAGCGGCAAAGGCGAAAATCCCATCGGCGTATCGCAGATCGACGCCCACGGCTGGATCGTCCTCGCCATCGGCTTCGTGGTCTCATTCATCGTCGCCTATGCTTCGGTCGCATGGTTTATGGCCTACGTCCGCAAGCGCGGCTTCGCGCCTTTCGCCATCTATCGGATTATTGTCGGAGTGTTGGTACTGGTGTTCGCCGCGAGGCTTGCTGCATGA
- a CDS encoding SH3 domain-containing protein has product MPYVALRFRFRALLSLSACVLLSTGLAFSQAQRGTLVHEETIRVSPAADAAKLGQAARGHELIIIDTSRDWTHVEAILREPRKDADEDDPESEGKTITGWVQSKALVNLSTPNGDKIIFGEATDSEDQASRRRGRRDAAQDAMRLYYRVYDLFPNSPLAAEALYRAADIRWQIERSDVLTRPSARERDAYMRGQIDEQWMKLVMKKYSGTKWADQAAFHLLENKLCGDWQGASKCPEKEAEMYEKYAKEHEQSPSTPEALYDAAWRQSALIEIYKTEANQKKSEAAKARALEMAQKIASQYAQSDWSPRAQTLIFYVQQGIPTYGNAGD; this is encoded by the coding sequence GTGCCCTACGTCGCGCTGCGATTCCGTTTTCGGGCATTGTTATCACTCAGCGCCTGTGTGCTGCTTTCCACTGGCCTCGCTTTCTCCCAGGCACAACGAGGCACCCTTGTTCATGAGGAAACCATCCGCGTCTCGCCCGCCGCCGACGCCGCCAAACTGGGCCAGGCCGCCCGCGGACACGAACTCATCATCATCGACACCAGCCGCGACTGGACTCACGTCGAAGCCATCCTCCGCGAGCCCAGGAAAGATGCCGACGAAGACGACCCCGAATCCGAAGGCAAAACCATCACCGGGTGGGTGCAAAGCAAGGCTCTCGTAAACTTGAGCACGCCGAACGGCGACAAGATTATCTTCGGCGAAGCCACAGATTCCGAAGATCAGGCCAGCCGCCGCCGCGGCCGTCGCGATGCCGCCCAGGACGCCATGCGGCTCTACTATCGCGTCTACGACCTGTTTCCCAATTCTCCACTCGCCGCCGAAGCCCTCTACCGGGCCGCCGATATCCGCTGGCAGATCGAGCGCTCCGACGTGCTCACGCGTCCCTCGGCCCGCGAGCGCGACGCCTACATGCGCGGCCAGATCGACGAACAGTGGATGAAGCTGGTCATGAAGAAATACTCCGGCACCAAGTGGGCCGACCAGGCCGCCTTCCATCTCCTCGAAAACAAACTCTGCGGCGATTGGCAGGGAGCCTCAAAGTGTCCCGAAAAAGAAGCCGAGATGTATGAGAAATACGCCAAAGAGCACGAGCAGTCGCCCTCCACGCCGGAAGCGCTGTACGACGCGGCTTGGCGCCAATCCGCTCTGATCGAAATCTACAAAACCGAAGCTAACCAGAAGAAATCGGAAGCGGCCAAGGCCCGCGCGCTGGAGATGGCGCAGAAGATCGCGAGCCAATACGCTCAAAGCGACTGGTCCCCGCGCGCCCAGACGCTGATCTTCTACGTCCAGCAAGGCATCCCAACCTACGGCAATGCCGGCGATTAA
- a CDS encoding threonine/serine dehydratase, producing the protein MPRLESNSHMITLADLHSARSRLEGITTRTRLVELVWGQPPSAVQSGRRLFLKPENQQPIGAFKLRGAYNKIASLTDEERERGVITYSSGNHAQGVAYAARALGVKSVIVMPNNAPAIKREATAALGAKIVLVGPGSSERQLKAEELAAEYGYVIVPPYNDEKIIAGQGAIGLEILEDMPDVETVLAPVGGGGLISGVAAAIKLTKPSVNVFGVEPELAADAQASLRSGKIVQFPAEQVSRTIADGLRTQSVGPINFDHMQCFVDGIVTVTEDEIRAAMMLLAQNPATIAEPSGAVATAGFLFHSSQLPTTKINVAIISGGNIEPTMLEEIRREQAASENAIRI; encoded by the coding sequence ATGCCTCGATTAGAATCTAACTCACACATGATCACCCTCGCCGATCTCCATTCCGCCCGATCCCGCCTCGAAGGCATCACCACCCGCACGCGCCTCGTCGAACTCGTGTGGGGACAGCCGCCCTCGGCTGTCCAATCCGGCCGCCGCCTCTTCCTCAAGCCCGAAAATCAACAGCCCATCGGCGCTTTCAAACTGCGCGGAGCCTACAACAAGATTGCGTCTCTGACCGACGAAGAAAGAGAGCGCGGCGTCATCACTTACTCAAGCGGCAATCACGCGCAGGGTGTCGCCTACGCCGCACGCGCACTAGGCGTGAAGTCCGTCATTGTCATGCCTAACAACGCCCCCGCCATCAAGCGCGAGGCCACTGCCGCCCTCGGCGCAAAGATCGTGCTGGTCGGGCCCGGCAGCAGCGAACGCCAACTCAAAGCCGAAGAACTCGCCGCCGAATATGGCTATGTCATCGTGCCTCCCTACAACGACGAGAAGATCATCGCCGGTCAAGGCGCCATCGGGCTCGAAATTCTCGAAGACATGCCCGACGTCGAAACCGTCCTCGCCCCCGTCGGCGGCGGAGGCCTGATCAGCGGCGTCGCCGCCGCCATCAAACTGACTAAGCCCTCGGTGAATGTTTTCGGCGTCGAACCCGAACTTGCCGCCGACGCCCAAGCCAGCCTGCGCTCCGGAAAAATCGTCCAATTCCCCGCCGAGCAGGTTTCGCGCACCATTGCCGATGGACTCCGTACCCAAAGCGTCGGCCCCATCAACTTCGATCACATGCAATGTTTCGTCGACGGCATCGTCACGGTCACCGAGGACGAGATCCGCGCAGCGATGATGCTCCTCGCCCAAAATCCCGCAACCATCGCCGAACCCAGCGGCGCAGTCGCCACGGCCGGATTCCTCTTCCACTCCAGTCAGTTGCCAACGACCAAGATAAACGTGGCGATCATCTCCGGCGGCAACATCGAACCAACCATGCTCGAAGAAATTCGCCGCGAACAAGCCGCATCTGAGAATGCAATCCGCATCTAA
- a CDS encoding CopG family transcriptional regulator, with protein sequence MRTTLTLDDDVAALLKKEARRSGEPFKQVVNQTLRLGLTATKQAPRKPFKVTPINLGLPRDFDKVEDLLEYLEGPEHR encoded by the coding sequence GTGCGCACCACTCTTACGCTCGATGACGACGTGGCGGCCTTGCTGAAGAAGGAAGCGCGGCGATCTGGCGAGCCGTTTAAGCAAGTGGTAAACCAAACGTTGCGCCTGGGGCTCACAGCCACGAAACAGGCCCCTCGTAAACCCTTCAAGGTGACGCCGATCAATCTTGGATTGCCCAGGGATTTCGATAAGGTCGAAGACCTGCTCGAATATCTCGAAGGCCCAGAACACCGATGA
- a CDS encoding TA system VapC family ribonuclease toxin, which yields MIVVDANLLIYSYDSGSSNHAKARNWLERTLAGAEMVGLPWQSISAFVRIMTDSRLPGERFTAAKAVEVVSMWLDQSIVRVLVPGDGHWLLFRGMVVEGQASGPLVTDAQIAALAVEYGGVLHTTDRDFARFPGLRWVNPLT from the coding sequence ATGATCGTAGTCGATGCGAATCTTCTTATCTATTCCTACGACAGCGGCTCTAGTAATCACGCGAAGGCCCGCAACTGGCTGGAGCGGACACTGGCGGGGGCTGAGATGGTTGGGCTTCCGTGGCAGTCGATCTCTGCATTTGTCCGCATCATGACCGACTCGCGTTTGCCTGGAGAGCGGTTCACCGCAGCAAAAGCAGTCGAGGTCGTAAGCATGTGGCTGGACCAGTCGATCGTGCGGGTGTTAGTACCTGGCGATGGTCACTGGTTACTGTTTCGTGGGATGGTGGTAGAAGGGCAGGCTTCCGGTCCCCTTGTGACGGATGCGCAGATCGCAGCTCTGGCGGTTGAGTATGGGGGAGTGCTGCACACAACCGACCGGGATTTTGCGCGGTTTCCGGGGCTGCGGTGGGTGAATCCTCTGACGTAG